Proteins from a single region of Pseudarthrobacter sp. NIBRBAC000502772:
- a CDS encoding 1,4-dihydroxy-2-naphthoyl-CoA synthase, protein MSNQLPAKVSDVFDPTRWRTVSGFDDFQDMTYHRQVERVSTGSTTGTGSTTGTETRDLPTVRIAFNRPEVRNAFRPGTVDELYRALDHARMTPDVATVLLTGNGPSPKDGGHSFCSGGDQRIRGRDGYRYADGETTETIDPARAGRLHILEVQRLMRTMPKVVIAVVNGWAAGGGHSLHVVSDLTIASRQHGKFKQTDATVGSFDAGYGSALLARQIGQKSAREIFFLAREYSAEDMVRMGAVNEAVDHERLEEVALEYAADIARQSPQAIRMLKFAFNLADDGLAGQQVFAGEATRLAYMTDEAVEGKEAFLEKRDPDWSRFPHYF, encoded by the coding sequence GTGAGCAACCAACTTCCCGCCAAGGTGTCCGACGTCTTTGACCCCACCCGCTGGCGCACCGTGTCCGGTTTCGACGACTTCCAGGACATGACGTACCACCGGCAGGTAGAGCGTGTTTCGACGGGCTCAACAACCGGAACGGGCTCAACAACCGGAACGGAAACCAGGGACCTGCCCACCGTCCGCATCGCCTTCAACCGCCCGGAAGTCCGCAACGCCTTCCGCCCCGGCACCGTGGACGAGCTCTACCGCGCCCTGGACCACGCCCGCATGACCCCGGACGTCGCCACGGTCCTGCTCACCGGCAACGGCCCCTCCCCCAAGGACGGCGGCCACAGCTTCTGCTCCGGCGGGGACCAGCGCATCCGCGGCCGTGACGGGTACCGCTATGCCGACGGCGAGACCACGGAAACCATCGATCCCGCCCGCGCCGGACGGCTCCACATCCTCGAGGTCCAGCGGCTCATGCGGACCATGCCCAAGGTGGTCATCGCCGTGGTGAACGGCTGGGCTGCCGGCGGCGGGCACTCCCTGCACGTGGTCTCGGACCTCACCATCGCCTCCCGCCAGCACGGCAAGTTCAAGCAGACGGACGCCACGGTGGGAAGTTTCGACGCCGGGTACGGCTCGGCGCTGCTGGCCCGCCAGATCGGCCAGAAGTCCGCCCGCGAGATCTTCTTCCTGGCCCGCGAATATTCCGCCGAGGACATGGTCCGGATGGGCGCCGTGAACGAGGCCGTGGACCACGAGCGCCTCGAAGAGGTGGCCCTGGAATACGCCGCGGACATCGCCCGGCAGTCACCGCAGGCCATCCGGATGCTGAAATTCGCGTTCAACCTTGCCGACGACGGCCTGGCCGGCCAGCAGGTCTTCGCCGGCGAAGCCACCCGCCTGGCCTACATGACGGACGAGGCGGTGGAAGGAAAGGAAGCCTTCCTGGAGAAACGCGACCCGGACTGGTCCCGCTTCCCGCACTACTTCTAG
- a CDS encoding AMP-binding protein: MNLGTQTTGPTDIDPVLKALAAALHGEGPAVELSAGPNGELVVGHTETPGCDDAVAVVRTSGSTGAPKATILTVEALAASSMATALALKGEGQWLLALPVQYVAGVQVLVRSLFAGTRPWVMDMSGGFTPEAFTAGALELTDKFRFTSLVPTQLQRLLEAPSPETLAVLRRFNAILLGGSPASAELLDAARQAGVRVVTTYGSAETCGGCVYDGVALEGVQVRVADDGRILLGGDTVAAGYVDAPEATDTFFEEDGVRWYRTNDLGTLDADGRLTVLGRADDVIITGGVKVSAAHVQEELEKSDGVVAAFVAGVPSTEWGQAVAAFVAFDAAASGAVADPAPDSGAAGTPAGDHAVVLKEEWHRRLGLLAPKTVLAAPELPMLPNGKPDRLAMIERLNALHQGK, encoded by the coding sequence ATGAATCTCGGAACCCAGACCACCGGTCCCACGGACATCGACCCGGTGCTCAAAGCCCTGGCCGCCGCCCTCCACGGTGAGGGACCCGCCGTCGAACTTTCCGCAGGCCCCAACGGCGAACTGGTGGTGGGACACACCGAGACGCCCGGCTGCGATGACGCCGTGGCGGTGGTCCGCACGTCCGGCTCGACGGGCGCGCCGAAGGCCACCATCCTGACCGTCGAGGCGCTGGCAGCCTCCTCCATGGCCACCGCCCTGGCGCTCAAGGGCGAAGGCCAGTGGCTCCTGGCCCTGCCCGTGCAGTACGTGGCAGGCGTGCAGGTCCTGGTGCGGTCACTGTTCGCCGGTACCCGCCCGTGGGTGATGGACATGTCCGGCGGTTTCACCCCCGAGGCGTTCACGGCCGGCGCCCTGGAGCTGACCGACAAGTTCCGCTTCACGTCGCTGGTACCCACCCAGCTCCAGCGCCTCCTGGAGGCGCCGTCACCGGAGACCCTGGCCGTCCTGCGGCGGTTCAACGCCATCCTGCTGGGCGGCTCACCGGCGTCGGCTGAACTGCTGGACGCGGCCCGCCAGGCCGGCGTCAGGGTGGTCACTACCTACGGGTCCGCCGAAACCTGCGGCGGCTGCGTGTACGACGGCGTGGCGCTGGAAGGTGTCCAGGTCCGGGTGGCCGACGACGGCCGCATCCTGCTGGGCGGCGACACCGTGGCCGCCGGCTATGTGGATGCGCCCGAAGCGACGGACACGTTTTTCGAGGAGGACGGCGTCCGCTGGTACCGCACCAATGACCTCGGCACGCTGGACGCGGACGGCCGGCTCACCGTGCTGGGCCGCGCCGACGACGTCATCATCACCGGCGGCGTCAAGGTCTCCGCCGCGCATGTGCAGGAAGAGCTGGAAAAGTCCGACGGCGTCGTGGCGGCTTTTGTGGCCGGCGTCCCGTCCACAGAATGGGGCCAGGCCGTGGCCGCGTTTGTTGCGTTCGACGCCGCTGCCTCGGGAGCAGTCGCGGACCCAGCCCCGGACTCAGGTGCGGCCGGCACCCCAGCAGGGGATCACGCCGTCGTGCTTAAGGAGGAATGGCACCGGCGGCTGGGCCTCCTGGCGCCGAAAACCGTGCTGGCTGCCCCGGAACTGCCGATGCTTCCGAACGGCAAGCCGGACCGCCTGGCGATGATCGAACGGCTCAACGCGCTGCACCAGGGAAAGTAG
- a CDS encoding CPBP family intramembrane glutamic endopeptidase, with the protein MATTHRNPPAPQPELYRFSALDFTAVGLYVAAAGLFAVAGELLVPFISQLAPSPAAASYAVNLIFYGSIGILALAAARRVVARDLRVLAIRPWFTLLMVPAAVVAMMILTAVVVSAGGGVETSANQAGLQALMQQVPAWLMVPVLVVVGPFVEEYIFRHLLIGKLSRRLNIWLCCALSVVLFAGIHIAGQEAITLSALLPYLAMGGTLVFVYVWTGKNLMFSYFVHAAKNLLAVIFIYAIPPELFEQLQQVQP; encoded by the coding sequence ATGGCCACCACACACCGGAATCCACCCGCGCCGCAGCCCGAGCTGTACCGGTTTTCCGCCCTTGATTTCACCGCCGTTGGCCTCTATGTGGCCGCGGCCGGGCTCTTCGCCGTGGCAGGGGAACTGCTGGTCCCGTTCATAAGCCAGCTTGCCCCCAGCCCGGCCGCGGCATCGTACGCCGTGAACCTCATCTTCTATGGCTCGATCGGGATCCTGGCGCTGGCCGCCGCCCGCCGGGTGGTGGCCCGGGACCTGCGCGTGCTGGCCATCCGTCCGTGGTTCACCCTGCTGATGGTGCCCGCGGCGGTGGTGGCCATGATGATCCTCACGGCCGTGGTGGTGTCGGCCGGCGGCGGAGTGGAGACGTCGGCAAACCAAGCCGGGCTGCAGGCGCTGATGCAACAGGTCCCTGCCTGGCTGATGGTGCCGGTCCTGGTGGTGGTGGGCCCGTTTGTGGAGGAGTACATCTTCCGGCACCTGCTGATCGGCAAGCTCAGCCGCCGGCTCAACATCTGGCTGTGCTGTGCCCTCTCTGTGGTCCTCTTTGCCGGCATCCATATCGCAGGCCAGGAAGCCATCACGCTCAGTGCCTTGCTCCCCTATCTGGCCATGGGAGGCACGCTGGTGTTTGTCTACGTGTGGACCGGGAAGAACCTGATGTTCTCCTACTTTGTGCACGCGGCGAAGAACCTGCTGGCGGTCATCTTCATCTACGCCATCCCGCCCGAGCTATTTGAGCAGTTGCAGCAGGTCCAGCCCTGA
- a CDS encoding metal ABC transporter substrate-binding protein → MPKFLFRRAKVAARTLARGTAAFRAASAAAVVLLSLSVTACGGDASGNSDSDKPVVLTTFTVLADVARNVAGDKLTVESITKAGAEIHGYEPTPGDIRKAAKADLILDNGLNLEAWFGQFVEGLDVPHAVVSDGVEVMSISEDSYQGKPNPHAWMSPVNVQIYVDNMVTAFSKLDPDNAAVFQANGDAYKAELQGVQDEMKASLAGLPENQRALVTCEGAFSYLARDAGLKEVYIWAVNAEQQATPQQITRAIEYVKANQVPAVFCESTVSDAPMQQVVGATGAKFGGTLYVDSLSEADGPVPTYLDLIRHDADVITKALAGSSTGSAAGAK, encoded by the coding sequence ATGCCTAAATTTTTGTTTCGGCGCGCCAAAGTCGCCGCCCGAACCCTCGCCCGGGGAACGGCGGCGTTCCGCGCTGCCAGCGCCGCCGCCGTCGTCCTCCTTTCCCTCTCCGTTACCGCGTGTGGGGGTGACGCGTCGGGCAACAGTGACAGTGACAAGCCCGTGGTCCTGACCACCTTCACGGTGCTCGCCGACGTCGCCCGGAACGTTGCGGGGGACAAGCTCACCGTGGAGTCCATCACCAAGGCGGGCGCCGAAATCCACGGCTACGAACCCACCCCCGGCGACATCCGCAAGGCAGCCAAGGCGGACCTCATCCTGGACAACGGCCTGAACCTCGAGGCCTGGTTCGGGCAGTTCGTGGAGGGCCTGGACGTGCCGCACGCCGTGGTCAGCGACGGTGTGGAGGTCATGTCCATCAGCGAGGACTCCTACCAGGGCAAACCGAACCCGCATGCGTGGATGTCACCCGTGAACGTGCAGATCTATGTGGATAACATGGTGACCGCGTTCAGCAAGCTTGACCCGGACAACGCCGCGGTATTCCAAGCCAACGGTGACGCCTACAAGGCTGAACTGCAGGGTGTGCAGGACGAGATGAAAGCAAGCCTCGCAGGCCTCCCGGAGAACCAGCGCGCCCTGGTGACCTGCGAAGGCGCCTTCTCCTACCTGGCCCGTGATGCCGGGCTCAAAGAGGTCTACATCTGGGCCGTCAACGCCGAACAGCAGGCCACGCCGCAACAGATCACCCGTGCCATCGAGTACGTCAAGGCCAACCAGGTTCCTGCCGTGTTCTGTGAATCCACGGTGTCCGATGCGCCCATGCAGCAGGTGGTGGGCGCCACCGGCGCGAAGTTCGGCGGCACACTTTATGTGGATTCGCTGTCCGAAGCCGACGGGCCCGTCCCCACTTACCTGGATCTGATCAGGCACGACGCCGATGTCATCACCAAGGCCCTGGCCGGCAGCTCCACCGGCTCCGCAGCAGGGGCGAAGTAA
- a CDS encoding metal ABC transporter ATP-binding protein, protein MSSPAILVENVTVHYGEVLALDSASLTVDAARICGLIGMNGSGKSTLFKVIMGMIKPDAGRVLIGGQSPTKARKEGGIGYVPQSEDVDWQFPLSVRDVVMMGRYGHQGFTRRPSKADRAAVDLALDRVELSEYADRQIGQLSGGQKKRAFVARGIAQGATMMLLDEPFAGVDKRSEATITRLLRELASDGCTILISTHDLHALPNLCDEAVLLMRRVLMHGAPELVLQPENLAMAFGLDVLNRDLPEPPHPAATAVVVHPAAAGASATTKSRG, encoded by the coding sequence ATGAGCTCCCCCGCCATCCTCGTTGAAAACGTCACCGTCCACTACGGCGAGGTCCTGGCGCTCGATTCCGCCTCGCTCACCGTGGACGCCGCCCGGATCTGCGGCCTGATCGGCATGAACGGGTCCGGGAAATCCACCCTGTTCAAGGTGATCATGGGAATGATCAAGCCCGACGCCGGCCGCGTGCTGATCGGCGGACAGTCACCTACCAAGGCGCGCAAGGAGGGCGGGATCGGCTACGTGCCGCAGAGCGAGGATGTGGACTGGCAGTTCCCGCTGTCCGTCCGCGATGTGGTGATGATGGGACGCTACGGGCACCAGGGCTTCACCCGGCGGCCCTCCAAGGCCGACCGTGCCGCCGTCGATCTGGCGCTGGACCGCGTGGAACTGAGCGAGTACGCGGACCGGCAGATCGGGCAGCTGTCCGGCGGGCAGAAGAAGCGCGCCTTTGTGGCCCGCGGCATTGCCCAGGGTGCCACCATGATGCTCCTGGACGAACCGTTCGCCGGTGTGGACAAGCGCTCCGAGGCCACCATCACCAGGCTGCTGCGCGAGCTCGCCTCAGACGGCTGCACCATACTGATCTCCACCCACGATCTGCACGCGCTGCCCAACCTGTGCGACGAAGCCGTGCTCCTTATGCGCCGGGTCCTGATGCACGGCGCCCCGGAACTGGTGCTCCAGCCGGAGAACCTCGCCATGGCGTTCGGCCTGGATGTGCTGAACCGCGACCTTCCGGAACCTCCCCACCCCGCCGCCACGGCCGTCGTCGTCCACCCCGCAGCCGCCGGCGCCTCCGCCACCACCAAGAGCAGGGGCTGA
- a CDS encoding ABC-F family ATP-binding cassette domain-containing protein has translation MTEHLNLSGVSHGYGDRQLLDGISLVITAGEHVAIVGENGAGKSTLLQILAGLEAPDEGTAVSHGRVGYLAQTHGLPESFTVGAAVDASLASLRALEAELDRLEAGLADAEDDELETYGRLQTEYQLREGYAAESRVEAALDRLGLGGLDRKRTLGSLSGGEQERVALACVLADPADILLLDEPTNHLDARGTAWLEDRLAAHRGTVVVVSHDRVLLRKVASTVIEVDAERRTVTRYGNGYDGYLREKAAERQRWVQQYHEWIVAMEAEQRQADTVTDKMGYARQRDNDKVGFDFKAGTWQKAATSKVRNAQERLRRLEASPIDRPPVPLRLAAELAVEPEVPSGASVATTASGDDSLLTASAVLVARGVAVPGRLAVTDFAARTGEKILITGPNGAGKSTLLSVLAGTLEPVEGLVQRPARIGYLQQELELPQRPTLRLLPAFAAGLGGNIDEHAEALLRLGLFRTSEFHVPVGSLSAGQQRRLALARLLLGGYGTLIVDEPTNHLAPVLVEQLEEALAGFTGTLVMVSHDRALRDWFARCAKKSDTSRTDDAGRWIRYSMDQGVLAPA, from the coding sequence TTGACTGAACACCTGAACCTTTCCGGCGTCTCCCATGGCTATGGCGACCGGCAATTGCTCGACGGAATCAGCCTGGTCATCACGGCCGGCGAGCATGTTGCCATCGTCGGCGAAAACGGCGCCGGCAAATCCACGCTGCTCCAGATCCTGGCCGGGCTGGAAGCGCCCGACGAAGGAACTGCGGTCAGCCACGGCCGCGTGGGCTACCTTGCCCAGACGCACGGCCTGCCCGAATCCTTCACCGTGGGAGCCGCCGTCGACGCTTCCCTGGCCTCGCTGCGCGCCCTCGAAGCCGAACTTGACCGGCTGGAGGCCGGCCTCGCCGATGCCGAGGACGACGAGCTGGAAACCTACGGCCGGCTGCAGACCGAGTACCAGCTGCGCGAGGGCTACGCCGCCGAATCCCGCGTGGAGGCGGCGCTCGACCGGCTGGGCCTGGGCGGCCTGGACCGGAAACGGACGCTGGGATCGCTCTCCGGCGGCGAGCAGGAACGCGTGGCGCTGGCCTGTGTCCTGGCCGATCCGGCGGACATCCTGCTCCTGGACGAACCCACCAACCACCTCGATGCCCGCGGAACCGCCTGGCTGGAGGACCGGCTGGCCGCCCATCGCGGGACAGTGGTGGTGGTGTCCCACGACCGCGTGCTGCTCCGCAAGGTGGCCAGCACCGTGATTGAGGTTGATGCCGAGCGCCGTACCGTGACCCGCTACGGCAACGGCTACGACGGCTACCTCCGCGAGAAGGCCGCCGAACGCCAGCGCTGGGTCCAGCAGTACCACGAATGGATCGTCGCGATGGAGGCGGAGCAGCGGCAGGCAGACACCGTGACCGACAAGATGGGCTACGCCCGCCAACGCGACAACGACAAGGTGGGCTTCGACTTCAAAGCCGGCACCTGGCAGAAAGCGGCCACCAGCAAGGTCCGCAACGCGCAGGAACGGCTCCGGCGGCTGGAAGCGAGCCCCATCGACCGCCCGCCGGTGCCGCTTCGGCTGGCGGCGGAGCTCGCCGTGGAACCGGAGGTTCCTTCGGGTGCCTCCGTGGCGACCACCGCATCCGGGGACGACTCCCTCTTGACCGCGTCGGCGGTTCTCGTTGCCCGCGGCGTCGCAGTTCCCGGCCGCCTGGCCGTCACTGATTTCGCGGCCCGCACGGGTGAGAAGATCCTCATCACCGGCCCGAACGGCGCCGGCAAATCCACGCTGCTCTCCGTGCTGGCGGGAACCCTGGAGCCCGTCGAAGGGTTGGTTCAGCGGCCTGCGCGGATCGGCTACCTGCAGCAGGAACTCGAACTGCCGCAACGGCCCACGCTCCGCCTGCTGCCGGCCTTCGCGGCGGGCCTCGGCGGCAACATCGATGAGCACGCCGAGGCACTCCTGCGCCTGGGGCTGTTCCGCACCAGCGAGTTCCACGTCCCCGTAGGCAGCCTGTCCGCGGGCCAGCAGCGCAGGCTTGCCCTGGCCCGCCTGCTGCTGGGCGGTTACGGCACACTGATTGTGGATGAACCCACCAACCACCTGGCGCCGGTCCTGGTGGAGCAGCTTGAGGAGGCGCTCGCCGGCTTCACCGGGACCCTGGTCATGGTCAGCCATGACCGCGCCCTCCGGGACTGGTTTGCCCGGTGCGCGAAGAAGAGCGACACCTCGCGCACGGACGACGCCGGGCGCTGGATCCGGTACTCGATGGACCAGGGCGTGCTCGCCCCGGCCTGA
- a CDS encoding metal ABC transporter permease: MVRAIVTTALAAVVCAVLSCWLVLIGWSLMGDAVSHAVLPGVVLAYIVGAPFALGALVFALIAVTLIGVVRNTSRVKEDAAIGIVFTSLFALGLVLISVTPSQTDLNHIIFGNLLGVSIPDLVQVLVLGVVAFVILILKRCDLTLYAFDPTHAHAIGLSPKRLGALLMGLLALTSVVALQTVGVVLVVAMLIIPGATAYLLTDRFNRMLVIAPVISAVCSIAGIYFSYYLDTASGAMVVLTQGVVFAAVYLFSPRQGLIGTRLAKARRRKAAALLVA, from the coding sequence ATGGTCCGCGCCATCGTCACCACCGCGCTCGCCGCCGTCGTCTGTGCCGTCCTCAGCTGCTGGCTGGTGCTGATCGGCTGGTCCCTGATGGGCGACGCCGTCTCGCACGCCGTGCTGCCCGGCGTTGTGCTGGCCTACATTGTGGGCGCCCCGTTTGCGCTCGGCGCCCTGGTGTTCGCGCTGATCGCGGTGACCCTGATCGGCGTCGTCCGCAACACCAGCCGCGTAAAGGAGGACGCCGCCATCGGCATTGTGTTCACCTCGCTGTTTGCCTTGGGCCTGGTGCTGATCTCCGTCACGCCCAGCCAGACTGACCTGAACCACATCATCTTCGGCAACCTCCTGGGCGTCAGCATCCCTGACCTGGTCCAGGTGCTGGTGCTCGGCGTCGTCGCCTTCGTCATCCTGATCCTGAAGCGCTGCGACCTGACCCTCTACGCGTTCGATCCCACTCACGCCCACGCGATCGGGCTCTCCCCGAAACGGTTGGGGGCGCTGCTTATGGGGCTGCTGGCGCTGACGTCGGTGGTGGCGCTGCAGACTGTGGGTGTGGTGCTGGTGGTGGCCATGCTCATCATCCCCGGTGCCACCGCCTACCTGCTCACGGACCGCTTCAACCGGATGCTGGTCATCGCACCGGTGATTTCAGCGGTGTGCTCCATCGCCGGCATCTACTTCAGCTACTACCTGGACACGGCTTCGGGCGCCATGGTGGTGCTCACACAGGGTGTGGTGTTCGCCGCCGTCTACCTGTTCAGCCCCCGGCAGGGACTGATCGGCACCCGGCTGGCGAAGGCCCGCCGCAGGAAGGCCGCCGCACTTCTGGTTGCCTAG
- a CDS encoding DUF4097 family beta strand repeat-containing protein, which produces MKTFETPQPIAVVVDVSVRADILIVAGNRTDTVVNVRPREATRALDIKAAEQTTVDYTDGRLQVRLHPQRRHTWFSDGGAVDIAVEVPIGCSLELKSGMGDLRCEGEFSSAELKTDMGHVHVDHSTELRVHTGMGDVTVERVAGRAEIKTGSGKIRIREIDGTASVKNGNGSTYIVDAAGELKVSAANGDVSVERAGDTTTIKASNGDITVGEVARGTLTLQTAAGSLAIGVREGSAAWLDLSTKYGRVRNGLDATTGPSETDAKVEIRARSAYGDITVRRSPVPTR; this is translated from the coding sequence ATGAAAACCTTCGAGACCCCCCAGCCAATCGCCGTCGTGGTGGACGTGTCCGTCCGTGCCGACATTCTGATTGTGGCCGGCAACCGCACCGACACCGTGGTCAACGTCCGGCCCCGCGAGGCAACCCGGGCCCTGGACATCAAGGCGGCGGAGCAGACCACCGTGGACTACACGGATGGACGCCTGCAGGTAAGGCTGCATCCGCAGCGCCGCCACACCTGGTTCAGCGACGGCGGCGCCGTGGACATCGCAGTTGAAGTGCCCATCGGCTGCAGCCTGGAGTTGAAGTCCGGAATGGGCGATCTCCGCTGCGAGGGCGAATTCAGCTCCGCCGAACTGAAGACGGACATGGGCCACGTTCACGTCGATCACTCCACGGAGCTCCGGGTCCACACGGGCATGGGCGACGTGACCGTGGAACGCGTCGCGGGGCGGGCTGAAATCAAGACCGGCTCGGGCAAGATCCGGATCCGGGAAATCGACGGTACCGCCAGCGTCAAGAACGGCAACGGCAGCACGTACATCGTGGATGCCGCCGGTGAACTCAAGGTCAGTGCCGCCAACGGGGACGTCTCCGTGGAACGCGCCGGCGACACCACCACCATCAAGGCCTCCAACGGCGACATCACGGTCGGCGAGGTGGCCCGCGGAACCCTCACCCTCCAGACCGCGGCGGGTTCGTTGGCCATCGGCGTCCGCGAAGGCAGCGCCGCGTGGCTGGACCTCAGCACCAAGTACGGTCGCGTCCGCAACGGACTCGATGCCACCACCGGGCCGAGCGAGACGGACGCCAAAGTGGAGATCCGCGCCCGCAGCGCCTACGGCGACATCACCGTGCGGCGCTCCCCCGTTCCCACCCGGTAA
- a CDS encoding histidine kinase translates to MQLNQYVSAVQHQLGVAAEAGGPEARELSDRLTAALDSTVRLVLLEALSDAASEITLELAPASVEVRLRGRDPEFVVTSPPAASDFEAVTERSGRPARQAPEEFDGASTSRTTLRLPDHLKQQVEEAAGFEGLSVNSWLIRAVADALNGSQTTHRTIRRDPGEQNFTGWAR, encoded by the coding sequence ATGCAACTCAACCAATATGTATCCGCCGTCCAGCACCAGCTGGGCGTTGCCGCCGAAGCCGGTGGTCCCGAGGCCCGGGAACTCAGCGACCGCCTCACTGCCGCGCTTGACTCCACTGTCCGGCTCGTCCTCCTCGAGGCCCTCTCCGACGCCGCCAGCGAGATCACCCTCGAGCTGGCCCCGGCGTCGGTGGAGGTACGGCTCCGCGGCCGCGATCCGGAGTTTGTGGTCACCAGCCCGCCCGCCGCCAGCGACTTCGAAGCGGTGACGGAACGGTCCGGCCGGCCGGCCCGGCAGGCCCCGGAAGAGTTCGACGGCGCCAGCACCTCGCGCACGACGCTCCGCCTTCCCGATCACCTCAAGCAGCAGGTTGAAGAGGCCGCGGGCTTTGAAGGCCTGTCCGTGAACTCCTGGCTGATCCGGGCCGTCGCGGACGCCCTCAACGGGAGCCAAACCACGCACCGCACCATTCGCCGCGATCCCGGCGAGCAGAACTTCACAGGATGGGCACGCTGA
- a CDS encoding molybdopterin oxidoreductase, producing MITKNLFLQGIFPFVGTGLEKPVPIHRELSHYVPDGVINQTLYFRGGNSSSELITVVLMRNGVPMRYFPIGAKSDVHVPLRVVEDIDGGSVVELYLAAPDGVGGSVVVDLGMVEH from the coding sequence GTGATCACCAAGAACCTTTTCCTGCAGGGCATCTTCCCGTTTGTGGGCACCGGGCTGGAGAAACCCGTCCCCATCCACCGCGAACTCTCGCACTACGTTCCGGACGGCGTCATCAACCAGACGCTCTACTTCCGGGGCGGCAATTCCAGCAGTGAACTCATCACGGTGGTCCTGATGCGGAACGGTGTGCCCATGCGGTACTTCCCCATCGGCGCCAAAAGCGATGTCCATGTGCCGCTGCGGGTGGTGGAGGACATCGACGGCGGCTCAGTGGTGGAGCTCTATCTCGCCGCTCCGGATGGCGTTGGGGGATCCGTGGTGGTGGACCTGGGCATGGTGGAGCACTGA
- a CDS encoding IS1380 family transposase, whose amino-acid sequence MQKSTAVFPSLPVSFTGQSLISHAGVSVLTGFMDALGFGRLCEDRLGQFVPSGAKHRPGRLVGSLAAMLAAGGEHASDLDILRSSPGAFGQLPSNATVSRFFERTVANPELFSYGFETLTQELRTRAWNAAGNRNPALTATAADPLIIDIDATLVTSHSDKENVAGTYKGGYGFAPFIASADYGNGNGAGEILAAVLRPGNAGANSAEDHIRVFHTATTQLPQSFYDGTGALAGEKVLVRTDSAGASRKFLWHLHSLGVQFSTSYTLPFGKAHMIDWISDKEYWQPALDQTGNDRTDAWVINATDVIPLTDYPPGTKLFLRAEPLHPGAQPTLLDTDGHRITAFLTNSPRWHGPFLDARHRARGRCENRIKTLKNTGLGKLPFFDFAANQAWANIAALAFNLVSWLQLAALPDGHRAKAWDIKRWRYRLFATAGKIITRARRNQLLLPESAPEKDLLKLLLENTARLTKGLVPSTG is encoded by the coding sequence ATGCAGAAGTCTACCGCTGTTTTTCCGTCCCTGCCGGTCAGTTTCACCGGCCAGTCGCTGATCTCCCACGCCGGAGTTTCGGTCCTCACCGGCTTCATGGACGCCCTGGGTTTCGGCAGGCTGTGCGAAGACAGACTCGGCCAGTTCGTTCCCTCCGGCGCGAAACACCGGCCCGGCCGGCTGGTGGGGTCCCTCGCGGCGATGCTCGCCGCCGGAGGCGAACACGCATCGGACCTGGACATCCTGCGCTCCTCACCCGGGGCCTTCGGTCAGCTGCCCTCGAACGCTACCGTCTCCCGGTTCTTCGAACGCACCGTGGCAAACCCGGAACTGTTCAGCTACGGATTCGAGACCCTCACCCAGGAACTGCGCACCCGCGCCTGGAACGCCGCCGGGAACCGGAACCCGGCCCTGACCGCAACAGCCGCGGACCCGCTCATCATCGACATCGACGCGACCCTGGTGACCTCACACTCCGATAAGGAAAACGTCGCCGGAACCTACAAAGGCGGCTACGGATTCGCCCCGTTCATCGCCAGCGCCGATTACGGTAACGGCAACGGAGCCGGGGAAATCCTCGCCGCCGTGCTCCGGCCCGGCAACGCCGGAGCAAACAGCGCCGAGGACCACATCCGGGTCTTCCACACCGCCACAACCCAACTGCCCCAGAGCTTCTACGACGGAACCGGGGCCCTGGCCGGGGAGAAGGTCCTGGTCCGCACCGACAGCGCCGGGGCCTCGAGGAAGTTCCTCTGGCACCTCCACAGCCTCGGCGTGCAGTTCTCCACCAGCTATACCCTCCCGTTCGGCAAGGCACACATGATCGACTGGATCAGCGACAAAGAGTACTGGCAGCCGGCCCTAGACCAGACTGGAAACGACCGGACGGACGCGTGGGTCATCAACGCCACCGACGTCATCCCGCTCACCGATTACCCGCCCGGCACGAAACTGTTCCTCCGCGCCGAGCCGCTGCACCCCGGTGCGCAGCCGACCCTGCTCGACACGGACGGGCACCGGATCACCGCGTTCCTGACCAACTCACCACGCTGGCACGGACCATTCCTCGACGCCAGGCACCGGGCCCGCGGCCGGTGCGAGAACCGGATCAAAACCCTGAAAAACACCGGCCTGGGCAAGCTGCCGTTCTTCGATTTCGCCGCGAACCAGGCCTGGGCGAACATCGCCGCACTGGCCTTCAACCTCGTGTCCTGGCTCCAGCTCGCTGCCCTGCCGGACGGACACCGGGCCAAGGCCTGGGACATCAAACGCTGGCGCTACCGGCTCTTCGCGACCGCAGGGAAAATCATCACCCGCGCCCGCCGCAACCAGCTCCTGCTCCCGGAATCAGCGCCGGAGAAAGACCTCCTGAAACTTCTCCTGGAGAACACCGCCCGCCTCACCAAAGGGCTCGTTCCTTCTACCGGCTGA